The proteins below are encoded in one region of Equus caballus isolate H_3958 breed thoroughbred chromosome 16, TB-T2T, whole genome shotgun sequence:
- the VGLL4 gene encoding transcription cofactor vestigial-like protein 4 isoform X5 → MIKVRNKTANGDCRKDPRERSRSPIERAVAPTMSLHGNHLYTSLPSLSMEQPLALTKNSMDASRPAGISPTLTPVERQQNRPSVITCASASARNCNLSHCPIAHSGCVAAGPASYRRAPSSTTTCDPVVEEHFRRSLGKNYKEPEPAPNSVSITGSVDDHFAKALGDTWLQIKAAKDGASSSPESASRRGQPASPSAHMVSHSHSPSVVS, encoded by the exons gAACAAGACTGCCAATGGAGACTGCCGAAAAGACCCCCGGGAGCGGAGCCGCAGCCCCATCGAGCGTGCCGTGGCCCCCACCATGAGCCTGCATGGCAACCACCTGTACAcgtccctccccagcctcagcaTGGAGCAGCCCCTTGCACTGACCAAGAACAGCATGGACGCCAGCAGGCCAGCCGGCATCTCGCCCACACTGACCCCGGTGGAGCGGCAGCAG aaccgGCCCTCCGTGATCACCTGCGCCTCCGCCAGCGCTCGGAACTGCAACCTTTCCCACTGCCCCATCGCGCACAGCGGCTGCGTGGCGGCCGGGCCAGCCAGCTACCGGAGGGCTCCGAGCT CCACCACCACCTGTGACCCCGTGGTGGAGGAGCACTTCCGCAGGAGCCTGGGCAAGAACTACAAGGAGCCTGAGCCTGCGCCCAACTCGGTGTCCATCACAGGCTCCGTGGACGACCACTTTGCCAAAGCCCTGGGTGACACGTGGCTTCAGATCAAGGCAGCCAAGGATGGTGCGTCCAGCAGCCCTGAGTCTGCCTCACGCAGGGGCCAGCCGGCAAGCCCCTCTGCCCACATGGTCAGCCACAGCCACTCCCCTTCTGTGGTTTCGTGA